From Orcinus orca chromosome 3, mOrcOrc1.1, whole genome shotgun sequence, a single genomic window includes:
- the MED7 gene encoding mediator of RNA polymerase II transcription subunit 7, which translates to MGEPQQVSALPPPPMQYIKEYTDENIQEGLAPKPPPPIKDSYMMFGNQFQCDDLIIRPLESQGIERLHPMQFDHKKELRKLNMSILINFLDLLDILIRSPGSIKREEKLEDLKLLFVHVHHLINEYRPHQARETLRVMMEVQKRQRLETAERFQKHLERVIEMIQNCLASLPDDLPHSEAGLRVKTEPMDADDSNNCAGQDEQQGENSGHRRDQIIEKDAALCVLIDEMNERP; encoded by the coding sequence ATGGGTGAGCCACAGCAAGTAAgcgccctcccaccccctccgaTGCAGTACATCAAGGAGTATACagatgaaaatattcaggaaggCCTCGCTCCCAAGCCTCCACCTCCAATAAAGGACAGTTACATGATGTTCGGCAACCAGTTCCAGTGTGATGACCTTATCATCCGCCCTTTAGAAAGTCAGGGTATCGAACGGCTTCATCCTATGCAGTTTGATCACAAGAAAGAACTGAGAAAACTCAATATGTCTATCCTTATTAATTTCTTAGACCTCTTAGATATCTTGATAAGGAGCCCTGGGAGTATAAAACGAGAAGAGAAGCTAGAAGATCTTAAGCTGCTTTTTGTACATGTGCATCATCTCATAAATGAATACCGACCCCACCAAGCAAGAGAGACCTTGAGAGTCATGATGGAGGTGCAGAAACGTCAACGCCTTGAGACAGCTGAGAGATTTCAGAAGCATCTGGAACGAGTCATTGAGATGATTCAGAATTGCTTGGCTTCTTTGCCTGATGATTTGCCCCATTCGGAAGCAGGGCTGAGAGTAAAAACTGAACCAATGGATGCTGATGATAGCAACAATTGTGCTGGACAGGATGAACAACAAGGAGAAAATTCAGGTCATAGGAGAGATCAGATTATAGAGAAAGATGCTGCTTTGTGTGTCCTAATTGACGAAATGAATGAAAGACCGtga